The genome window GCGATACTGGGTTGTAGGCGCTCCTGGGATGTCAACGCCTCGTTTCGTGTCGTAGTAGTCGTTCAGCACGTTTGCCGAGGCATGTAGCAAAGTTACCCCTAGAAGTGTCGCTATGAAAAATGGAAGGTTTAGGATACCTGTCAGGAAGTAGGTGTAGACCGTAGCGGCTGTGATAGAGGAAGCCGTCATGACAAATGACCAGGGTCGGGTCGCTATGAACCAGGCTCTAAGGTTCTTCATACGACATATTCTTCCCGAAAAAACTTATATTTTCATCTATTAGATTATTGTATTACCAAAACATATTATAATGAGTTAAGCATAAATAATCGGATATAGGATGTTATGCGATAAACATGCACATCCCCGACGGATACCTTGACCCCTTAACGTGCGCGGTCACCTATCTTATTTCTCTGGCCGTAGGCTTCTATGCGTTTAAAAAGGCCAAGCATGCTCCCGAGGAGACTAAAGCCCTACTACCTGTTCTTGCTGCAGCGATCTTCGTCGCCCAGATGCTGAACTGGCCTATACCTGGAGGCACATCATTGCATCTTGTAGGCGGGGCTCTTGCCTCAATCCTCGTGGGGCCCTGGCTAGCTTACCTCGCAATGGCTCTTGTACTGTTGACACAGGCGCTAATATTCCACGATGGGGGTATCACAACCCTCGGAGCAAACATTCTCAACATGGGGGTGGTAGCCGTGTTCACAGGTTATTTTGTCTACAGGCTTGCCCCGGAGAAATATAAGGTCATAGCGAGCTTTCTGGCGGGCTGGCTTAGCATAACTTTAGCAGGAATTGTATGCGGGGTCGAGCTGGGGTTATCCTCGAGCTTTCTTTATGGGCTAGGAATCACTGTTCCAGTGATGGGTGGATGGCACGCTGTTCTAGGTGTTGTTGAGGGGGCTATAACCGCTGGTGTATACGCCTATCTAAAAGCCAGGCATCCCACCCTTATCAAGGGGTGATTAACTTGAGTATGAGAGAGTATTTCATAAAATATAAGAAGGCTTTTACCCTTATCGGCCTGCTACTCGTCATTAGTCCAATTTTCGGAGTGTATTTGGCAAGCCTAATCGGGTATCACGAGCCCCTCGACATCGCCGCTAGTATGCTTGGCCTGAACGAGACTACAGAGGAGATAAACTGGACACCCTTGCTCGACTACACCGTGCCCGGTCTCCCTGACTGGCTAGGATATATCGTTTCCGGTGTCATAGGCGTGCTTGTCGTTCTTGTCTTAGCATTTGTTTTCCTTAAGCTGACGAGGTTGTAGGGTTGAAAGCTAAAGATATTGTTTTTTCCCTGACCGCAAGGATTCTCGAAGAGCTTTCAAGCAGTGAGACATCTTTGAGCTACAGCAGTTTAGTTCTCATTGCAGGCTTACTGCTCACCGCTGTGTCCTCCTTTTCAAACTCCTTGC of Thermofilum uzonense contains these proteins:
- a CDS encoding PDGLE domain-containing protein yields the protein MREYFIKYKKAFTLIGLLLVISPIFGVYLASLIGYHEPLDIAASMLGLNETTEEINWTPLLDYTVPGLPDWLGYIVSGVIGVLVVLVLAFVFLKLTRL
- a CDS encoding energy-coupling factor ABC transporter permease, with translation MHIPDGYLDPLTCAVTYLISLAVGFYAFKKAKHAPEETKALLPVLAAAIFVAQMLNWPIPGGTSLHLVGGALASILVGPWLAYLAMALVLLTQALIFHDGGITTLGANILNMGVVAVFTGYFVYRLAPEKYKVIASFLAGWLSITLAGIVCGVELGLSSSFLYGLGITVPVMGGWHAVLGVVEGAITAGVYAYLKARHPTLIKG